A single genomic interval of Microbacterium sp. zg-Y1090 harbors:
- a CDS encoding glycoside hydrolase family 43 protein, which translates to MSHDAAADARGAASRRTGVRNGRTALTALLTVCAVIGVVLAPSGEKAQAAPEWEPDPSYTSTDDGDGTYRVPLLNSDVPDVSVERLPADQNAEGRDIYYMISTTMHLSPGAPIMKSYDLVNWEIVNYVFDRADISDSFSLRNGETSYGQGQWASSLRHHDGKWYVAFNTNNLGGSYLYVTEDIDAGRWERIPLGRSYHDPSLFFDVDGTPYIFYGSGSTSAVKLSADFSEVLGEYPQIIRPGDYPGAPVGGLFEGAQVTFIDGQYYIVIITWPPGQGRQVVLFRSDELLGRYATEDGSNPYEARGVLNSNGFAQGSLVPIEQDGDLTYWGMFFRDTFPIGRIPALIPATWGADGWPTFGNAGSVPVNGSFAKPIRLSEAEERLERQKSIVASDDFANDAPHRAYMDEEWAIPPEADSAPDREYPHPDEVAPNGSRLAMQWQWNHAPDNRYWSLTEREGWLTLTNGRVVTGEFRHTKLAADDELAWLEEARNTLTQRTFGPSQSAETKLDISGMKDGDVAGLAAFGRNFSYVGVKRESGATTVGVVNRVAPFTADIDQRAVEEFLPGTTVDLGDATEIHLKADLDFAAPAGQLWTSFLYSFDGVEWNELGGRVGPQTLDGTLTHFMGHRIGLFTYATQQAGGRVDVDHFLLSDVRTAQNLPLDTGQLDAAISHARTLSEAAYPADAWTAMQAALASAEAARAGSLGTQNQIDAPARALGLELARLGVIEAGQPQLAVTVSASWRCLAGKALLTVRVDNREDVPVTVALSSDYADKTLTVAPGGSAAHAFSTREASPPAGSLIANTTAIVDGEEVSTRAVTPYAGHSCR; encoded by the coding sequence ATGTCCCACGACGCAGCCGCCGATGCGCGCGGCGCAGCCTCCCGGCGCACGGGGGTCCGCAACGGGAGGACCGCTCTCACGGCGCTGCTCACGGTGTGCGCCGTGATCGGCGTGGTCCTCGCTCCGTCGGGGGAGAAGGCCCAGGCCGCCCCCGAGTGGGAGCCGGATCCCTCCTACACCTCCACGGACGACGGCGACGGCACCTACCGCGTGCCCCTGCTCAACTCCGACGTCCCCGACGTGTCGGTCGAGCGCCTCCCCGCCGATCAGAACGCGGAGGGGCGTGACATCTACTACATGATCAGCACCACGATGCACCTGAGCCCCGGCGCACCCATCATGAAGTCGTACGACCTGGTGAACTGGGAGATCGTCAACTACGTCTTCGACCGCGCCGACATCAGCGACTCCTTCTCGCTGCGCAACGGCGAGACCTCGTACGGCCAGGGTCAGTGGGCGTCGTCGCTGCGCCACCACGACGGCAAATGGTACGTCGCGTTCAACACGAACAACCTCGGCGGGTCGTATCTCTACGTCACCGAGGACATCGACGCGGGGCGGTGGGAGCGCATTCCGCTCGGCCGCTCGTACCACGACCCGTCGCTGTTCTTCGATGTGGACGGCACGCCGTACATCTTCTACGGCTCGGGGTCGACCAGCGCGGTCAAGCTCAGCGCGGACTTCTCCGAGGTGCTCGGCGAGTATCCGCAGATCATCCGGCCCGGCGACTACCCCGGTGCCCCCGTCGGCGGGCTGTTCGAAGGGGCGCAGGTCACCTTCATCGACGGGCAGTACTACATCGTGATCATCACCTGGCCGCCCGGGCAGGGCCGGCAGGTGGTGCTGTTCCGCTCCGACGAGCTGCTGGGCCGCTACGCGACCGAGGACGGCAGCAACCCGTACGAGGCGCGCGGCGTCCTCAACTCCAACGGCTTCGCGCAGGGCAGCCTCGTCCCCATCGAGCAGGACGGCGACCTGACCTACTGGGGCATGTTCTTCCGTGACACCTTCCCCATCGGCCGCATCCCGGCGCTCATCCCGGCCACCTGGGGTGCGGACGGATGGCCGACCTTCGGCAACGCCGGCAGCGTCCCGGTGAACGGGTCGTTCGCCAAGCCCATCCGGTTGAGCGAGGCGGAGGAGCGGCTGGAGCGGCAGAAGAGCATCGTGGCATCCGACGACTTCGCCAACGACGCCCCGCACCGCGCATACATGGACGAGGAATGGGCCATCCCGCCCGAGGCGGACTCCGCGCCCGATCGCGAGTATCCGCACCCGGACGAGGTCGCACCGAACGGGTCGCGACTGGCGATGCAGTGGCAGTGGAACCACGCCCCCGACAACCGGTACTGGTCGCTCACCGAACGCGAGGGCTGGCTCACGCTCACCAACGGCCGAGTCGTCACGGGGGAGTTCCGGCACACCAAGCTCGCCGCAGACGACGAGCTGGCCTGGCTCGAGGAGGCGCGCAACACCCTGACCCAGCGCACGTTCGGACCGAGCCAGTCGGCCGAGACGAAGCTCGACATCTCCGGGATGAAGGACGGCGACGTGGCGGGTCTCGCCGCCTTCGGCCGCAACTTCTCCTACGTGGGCGTCAAGCGTGAAAGCGGCGCGACCACGGTCGGAGTGGTCAACCGCGTCGCCCCTTTCACCGCCGACATCGACCAGCGCGCGGTGGAGGAGTTCCTGCCCGGTACCACGGTGGACCTCGGCGACGCCACGGAGATCCACCTCAAGGCGGACCTCGACTTCGCCGCCCCCGCCGGTCAGCTCTGGACGAGCTTCCTCTACAGCTTCGACGGCGTGGAGTGGAACGAGCTCGGCGGTCGCGTCGGCCCCCAGACGCTCGACGGAACGCTCACGCACTTCATGGGTCACCGGATCGGCCTGTTCACCTACGCGACGCAGCAAGCGGGCGGCCGGGTCGACGTCGACCACTTCCTGCTCAGCGACGTGCGGACCGCCCAGAACCTCCCCCTCGACACCGGCCAGCTCGACGCGGCGATCAGCCACGCGCGCACGCTCTCCGAGGCGGCCTACCCCGCGGATGCCTGGACTGCCATGCAGGCGGCGCTGGCATCGGCCGAAGCCGCTCGAGCTGGGAGCCTCGGCACCCAGAACCAGATCGACGCCCCCGCTCGCGCACTCGGTCTCGAGCTTGCGCGGCTGGGTGTGATCGAGGCCGGGCAGCCGCAACTCGCCGTCACGGTCTCGGCGTCGTGGCGGTGCCTGGCAGGAAAGGCCCTGCTGACGGTGCGCGTCGACAACCGCGAGGACGTCCCCGTGACCGTCGCGCTGTCGTCGGACTACGCGGACAAGACGCTCACCGTGGCACCCGGCGGCTCCGCCGCGCACGCCTTCTCGACGCGTGAGGCATCGCCCCCGGCGGGCTCCCTCATCGCGAACACGACCGCGATCGTCGACGGAGAGGAGGTGTCGACGCGGGCCGTCACACCCTACGCCGGCCATTCGTGCCGGTGA